From Toxorhynchites rutilus septentrionalis strain SRP chromosome 2, ASM2978413v1, whole genome shotgun sequence, a single genomic window includes:
- the LOC129766645 gene encoding uncharacterized protein LOC129766645, which produces MIKRFALCYNCLKSNHTADKCRSGGCFKCDGKHHTSIHREKKESFYYNDNPPDKHHQEKKQITQTYPSTQASILPTAIVLVHSLDRAPILGRVLLDSGSQFNFATKSLMNRLGVPTQTTKLTCMALDNANSQTIPVLVSDNVIGSIPSKDLNTDNWNLSDVNLADPDFHLSSPVDILLGVSIVFDIIRSGNKDIGEELPRIQNTALGWVIGGGRAYIKANTEVSMVISGTKNSFVPIEWTEEKSLCEQLFVDTTTRTEDGRFIVRLPRKPNSDQLGDSKTLALGQFLKLEKRFEVDPLLHQQYSTFISEYLELGHMSKVNEKDLDGLNGPVFYSPHHPVFRPESATTKLRVVFNASAASSSGLSLNDVLMTGPTIQQDTFNILLRFRFPKYVLIADLEKMFRQILVHETDCQLQYILWRFSSEEAVSTL; this is translated from the exons ATGATCAAGCGTTTCGCACTGTGCTACAATTGCCTCAAGTCAAACCATACTGCAGATAAATGTCGAAGCGGAGGCTGCTTCAAATGTGATGGGAAGCATCATACATCCATCCACCGAGAGAAGAAAGAAAGTTTCTATTACAATGACAACCCACCAGATAAGCATCATCAAGAGAAAA AACAAATAACGCAGACTTATCCATCGACACAAGCATCCATCCTCCCTACGGCTATAGTATTGGTTCACAGTCTTGACCGTGCCCCAATATTGGGTCGAGTCTTATTAGACTCAGGCTCACAGTTCAACTTCGCTACGAAATCGCTGATGAACCGTTTAGGAGTACCAACTCAGACGACCAAGTTAACGTGTATGGCTTTGGACAATGCAAACAGCCA GACAATACCAGTGCTAGTATCGGACAATGTAATCGGGAGCATTCCCTCGAAGGATTTGAACACAGACAACTGGAATCTTTCAGACGTAAATTTAGCGGATCCTGATTTCCATTTAAGTAGCCCAGTTGACATACTATTGGGAGTTTCGATCGTATTTGACATCATTCGAAGTGGCAACAAAGACATTGGTGAAGAACTACCGCGTATTCAAAATACGGCACTTGGGTGGGTAATTGGCGGTGGTAGGGCATACATAAAGGCAAACACCGAAGTATCAATGGTAATCAGTGGAACCAAGAACAGTTTCGTTCCTATTGAGTGGACTGAAGAGAAATCATTGTGCGAGCAATTGTTCGTAGATACCACCACACGCACAGAAGACGGCCGTTTTATAGTGCGACTGCCACGAAAACCCAACTCTGATCAACTGGGTGATTCTAAAACCTTGGCTCTAGGACAATTCTTGAAGCTAGAAAAAAGGTTTGAAGTGGATCCTTTGCTACATCAACAATATAGCACTTTTATTTCTGAATATTTAGAACTAGGTCACATGTCCAAGGTAAACGAAAAGGACTTAGACGGACTGAATGGCCCTGTGTTTTATAGTCCTCATCACCCAGTATTCAGACCTGAGAGCGCTACCACAAAATTAAGGGTAGTTTTCAATGCATCTGCAGCTTCTTCTAGTGGTCTATCACTGAATGACGTTCTAATGACTGGACCCACGATTCAGCAGGACACCTTCAACATTCTGCTCAGATTCCGGTTTCCCAAATACGTGTTGATTGCGGATCTCGAAAAAATGTTTCGACAAATTCTGGTCCACGAAACAGATTGTCAGTTACAGTACATTCTGTGGCGATTCTCTAGCGAAGAAGCCGTATCCACACTGTAA
- the LOC129766644 gene encoding uncharacterized protein LOC129766644, with product MVTGLDDLDELIELKEEITAILIDAGFKLHKWNSNSSALVPDDRKKDEVKILGLRWNSKVDVFGFQSELQMHTKITKRNVLSDIQKIYDPLGMLSPLVVHGKLIMQDIWSQKLDWDEPLPEAIADKWRWFCVQISEIHNIVFPRRITTSEPSHKNIIELHGFSDAAKRAYGAAIYVRTITENGAQIQLLCAKSRVTPTSEKNTDENTTIPRMELRAASLLVHLMEKVKATVHVKIDWVYYWTDSTVTLDWIASPTKRRPQFITNRVNEINARTSIKDWYHVSSGENPADPISRGSSVKLLAKNSLWWSGPDFLLNCNQLWSHSEVEQIDCFITRNTERISEPDDIASPIRDYTLLERYSSIGKLQRVVAYCLRFKKNCFSRDNRKIGSLAMNELKDALKHIIKISQKKKFTSEIQQLTTNKKLSNSSSLLTLRPFLDQDGLLRVGGRIQAAGLDYDQLHPIILPANCKLTFLIAVDKHISHLHIGPQSLLYTIRLNYWPIHGKNLVRKVVHRCLTCFRNNPQSLKQVMGEIPKVRLTPGRPFQTCGVDFGGPFTIKENFIRTQKTLKVYVALFICLRTRAVHIELVSSLSSPAFIAALRRFSSQRGQGSTIFCDNATNFVGSKNEIQRLTEQFKNQIEPEVRKFCAVEEIEWKFIPPRSPNFGGIWEAGIKSVKHHMKRVLGSTIPTYEEMLTLLKQIEGCLNSRPISPLSTDARDPNPLTPGHFLVGGPITAIPDKLFCETSSTRLTRYEEVQKNLQLFWNRWRVEYLNNLQQRTKKWSSKQPDLLLGQLCLVKDDALPANTWITGRVIKLHPGPDKHIRVATLITAKGEIKRSISKLCPLPIEEDVGGGGVC from the coding sequence ATGGTGACAGGTCTCGACGATCTAGACGAACTAAttgaacttaaagaagaaattacAGCGATACTAATCGACGCTGGGTTCAAACTTCACAAATGGAATTCGAACTCATCTGCGTTAGTACCCGATGATAGGAAAAAAGATGAGGTAAAGATTCTAGGTCTACGATGGAACTCTAAGGTGGATGTTTTTGGGTTTCAAAGTGAACTTCAAATGCACACTAAGATCACAAAACGTAACGTGTTGTCAGATATTCAAAAGATCTATGACCCACTCGGAATGCTCAGCCCACTTGTCGTGCATGGTAAGCTTATAATGCAAGATATTTGGTCACAAAAATTGGACTGGGATGAACCGCTACCAGAGGCGATAGCAGACAAATGGAGATGGTTCTGTGTTCAAATATCGGAAATTCATAATATCGTATTTCCTAGGCGCATAACGACATCGGAACCGagccataaaaatattattgaactgCACGGGTTTTCGGATGCGGCTAAAAGAGCATATGGCGCAGCAATTTATGTGAGAACCATTACAGAAAATGGTGCTCAAATTCAACTACTTTGTGCTAAATCACGAGTTACGCCGACAAGTGAGAAAAACACGGATGAAAATACTACAATCCCCAGAATGGAGCTGAGAGCTGCTTCACTCTTGGTGCATTTAATGGAGAAGGTCAAAGCAACAGTGCATGTTAAAATTGATTGGGTATATTACTGGACAGACTCTACTGTCACATTGGATTGGATCGCAAGCCCAACGAAGCGACGGCCACAGTTTATAACGAACAGAGTAAATGAAATCAACGCGAGAACCTCAATAAAAGACTGGTACCATGTTAGCTCTGGAGAGAATCCTGCGGACCCTATATCTAGGGGTTCTTCAGTGAAATTGTTGGCCAAAAATTCGTTGTGGTGGTCCGGTCCTGATTTCCTATTAAACTGCAACCAACTATGGAGTCATAGTGAAGTGGAACAGATAGACTGCTTCATAACACGGAATACAGAAAGAATATCGGAACCAGATGACATTGCAAGTCCGATAAGGGATTATACCTTACTCGAGCGCTATTCAAGCATAGGAAAACTGCAGCGAGTGGTGGCATATTGCTTAAGGTtcaagaaaaattgtttttcgcgtGACAACAGAAAAATCGGCTCACTGGCAATGAATGAGCTAAAGGATGCTCTGAAACATATCATCAAGATTAGTCAGAAGAAGAAATTCACCTCGGAGATTCAACAACtcacaacaaacaaaaaactgaGTAATTCAAGCTCGTTGTTAACGCTACGACCATTTTTAGATCAAGATGGTTTATTACGAGTTGGTGGTCGCATCCAGGCAGCTGGTCTGGATTATGATCAACTGCATCCAATCATCCTACCAGCCAATTGCAAATTAACCTTCTTGATTGCTGTCGACAAACATATATCGCATCTCCACATCGGACCTCAATCATTGTTATATACAATAAGATTGAACTACTGGCCGATCCATGGAAAAAACTTAGTGAGAAAAGTTGTTCACCGATGTTTAACATGCTTTCGAAATAACCCTCAATCACTTAAGCAAGTAATGGGAGAGATCCCAAAAGTACGATTAACACCAGGTAGACCTTTCCAAACTTGTGGTGTTGACTTTGGCGGGCCATTCACGATCAAGGAAAACTTTATACGAACTCAGAAGACTCTCAAAGTATATGTTGCGCTGTTCATTTGTTTACGTACGCGTGCGGTTCACATAGAACTGGTAAGCAGCTTGTCAAGTCCCGCCTTCATTGCAGCTCTCAGAAGATTCAGCAGCCAACGAGGTCAAGGCTCTACTATTTTCTGCGATAATGCTACCAATTTTGTTGGCTCTAAGAACGAAATTCAACGTTTAACCGAGCAATTTAAAAACCAGATTGAACCTGAAGTGCGAAAATTTTGTGCAGTCGAAGAAATCGAGTGGAAGTTTATCCCACCCAGGTCTCCAAATTTTGGGGGCATCTGGGAAGCCGGCATTAAAAGTGTCAAACATCACATGAAACGGGTCCTAGGTTCGACAATCCCCACATATGAGGAGATGCTAACGCTACTTAAACAAATCGAAGGATGTCTAAACTCAAGACCTATTTCTCCATTATCTACGGATGCACGCGATCCTAATCCATTGACACCAGGTCACTTTCTAGTTGGCGGACCAATTACAGCCATCCCCGATAAACTTTTTTGTGAGACATCGTCAACCCGATTGACAAGATATGAAGAAGTGCAGAAAAATCTTCAGCTCTTCTGGAATAGATGGAGAGTTGAATATCTCAACAACCTTCAACAGCGGACAAAAAAGTGGTCTTCGAAACAACCGGACTTATTGCTTGGACAACTGTGTCTAGTAAAAGACGACGCGTTACCAGCGAATACTTGGATTACGGGACGAGTGATCAAACTTCATCCTGGACCGGACAAGCACATTCGTGTAGCTACTCTGATTACGGCAAAAGGTGAAATCAAAAGATCGATAAGTAAGCTTTGCCCTCTACCAATTGAAGAAGACGTTGGTGGGGGTGGAGTATGTTAA